One Fusobacterium varium DNA segment encodes these proteins:
- a CDS encoding RNA methyltransferase gives MRDKIYLGLVHYPVYNKNNDVVCTSVTNFDIHDISRSCRTYDVKGYRLIVPVDAQKMLTERIIGYWQEGTGGQFNKDRENAFAITRVMDSIEKVIEEIEEKEGQKPVIITTSARIFPNTVSYKTMSDMIFEDDRPYLLLFGTGWGLTDEVMDMSNYILEPIRGNTKYNHLSVRAAVAIILDRLLGER, from the coding sequence ATGAGAGATAAAATATACTTAGGATTAGTTCATTATCCTGTTTACAATAAAAATAATGACGTTGTATGTACTTCTGTTACAAACTTTGATATCCACGATATTTCAAGAAGTTGTAGAACTTATGATGTAAAAGGATACCGTTTAATTGTTCCAGTAGATGCACAAAAAATGCTTACTGAAAGAATTATAGGTTACTGGCAAGAGGGTACAGGGGGACAATTTAACAAGGATAGAGAAAATGCCTTTGCTATAACTAGAGTTATGGACAGTATTGAAAAGGTAATTGAAGAGATTGAAGAGAAAGAGGGACAAAAACCTGTTATTATCACAACTTCAGCAAGAATTTTCCCTAATACTGTAAGCTATAAAACAATGTCAGATATGATATTTGAAGATGACAGACCATACTTATTATTATTTGGTACTGGTTGGGGGCTTACAGATGAAGTAATGGATATGTCAAACTATATTCTTGAGCCAATTAGAGGAAATACAAAATATAATCATCTTTCTGTAAGAGCTGCTGTGGCTATTATACTTGATAGACTTTTAGGAGAAAGATAA